A genomic stretch from Empedobacter stercoris includes:
- a CDS encoding pyridoxal phosphate-dependent aminotransferase yields MIAEAQRLESVQEYYFSKKLQEIANMKTDIPIISLGIGSPDLQPHPDVIAALIKNSQSGINGYQSYRGIPEMREAMANFYKNKFHVTANPTTEILPLMGSKEGIMHISMAFLNEGDKVLIPNPGYPTYSSVTELVQAEPLFYDLKDENNWLPDFEQLEKLAEQKPKIMWLNYPHMPTGAKASKDVLRKIVEFATRHNILIVNDNPYSFILNDEPTSILAIDGAKEVCIELNSLSKTFNIAGWRVGMVIGKEAFINAILKVKSNMDSGMNFAIQKAATKALLVDDSWYDELTKVYAERRKVIWEIADILNVNYNPDAAGMFIWAKLPDGKDDKEFIDQILHDKKVFITPGSIFGSNGEGFIRFSLCAPLEKLIEVKKRVEA; encoded by the coding sequence ATGATAGCAGAAGCCCAACGATTAGAAAGTGTTCAGGAATACTATTTCTCGAAAAAATTACAAGAAATAGCGAACATGAAAACCGACATACCAATCATTTCATTAGGAATTGGAAGTCCAGATTTACAACCTCATCCAGATGTGATTGCAGCATTAATCAAAAATTCTCAAAGCGGAATTAATGGTTATCAAAGTTATCGAGGTATTCCAGAAATGAGAGAGGCAATGGCTAATTTTTACAAAAATAAGTTTCATGTAACAGCTAATCCTACAACTGAAATTTTACCGCTGATGGGTTCAAAAGAAGGAATTATGCATATTTCGATGGCTTTTCTGAATGAAGGCGATAAAGTTTTGATACCAAATCCTGGTTACCCAACGTATTCTTCGGTAACTGAATTAGTACAAGCAGAACCCTTGTTCTACGATTTGAAAGATGAAAATAATTGGCTGCCAGATTTTGAACAATTAGAAAAATTAGCTGAACAAAAACCCAAAATCATGTGGTTAAATTACCCACATATGCCTACAGGAGCTAAAGCTTCGAAAGATGTTCTAAGAAAAATAGTGGAATTTGCTACTCGTCACAATATTTTAATCGTCAATGATAATCCGTATAGTTTTATTCTGAACGATGAACCAACAAGTATATTAGCAATTGATGGCGCAAAAGAGGTTTGTATTGAACTGAATTCCTTAAGTAAAACCTTTAATATTGCGGGGTGGCGTGTAGGAATGGTAATCGGAAAAGAAGCTTTTATTAACGCTATATTAAAAGTGAAATCTAACATGGATTCGGGAATGAATTTTGCTATACAAAAAGCCGCTACAAAAGCACTTTTAGTCGATGATTCTTGGTACGATGAGTTGACAAAAGTATACGCAGAACGAAGAAAAGTGATTTGGGAAATTGCAGATATTCTAAATGTAAACTATAACCCAGATGCTGCAGGAATGTTTATTTGGGCAAAGCTTCCAGATGGAAAAGATGATAAAGAATTTATTGACCAAATTCTTCACGACAAGAAAGTGTTTATAACACCAGGAAGTATTTTCGGAAGCAATGGTGAAGGTTTTATTCGATTCTCACTATGTGCACCATTAGAGAAGTTGATTGAAGTTAAGAAAAGAGTCGAAGCATGA
- a CDS encoding prephenate dehydrogenase, translated as MKTISVIGLGLIGGSFALALKKVGFAEKIIGVDQNVTHQIEALELGIVDEIAPLNEALSQSDLVVIAVPINSIQKVLPEILDQINDKTIVMDMGSTKAGICKKVLNHPKRKQFVATHPIAGTENSGPKAAFPELFLNKVAILCDVEKSEKEAVKKVKKIYQSLWMNVKTMTSDAHDAHIAYVSHLSHITSFALGQTVLEEEKNEEAIFDMAGSGFESTVRLAKSSPDMWTPILIQNRENLLNAIDAYQTQISKIRKMIEEKEATDIHQYLKNTNDIRRILNK; from the coding sequence ATGAAAACAATTTCAGTAATCGGTTTAGGATTAATCGGAGGTTCGTTTGCTTTAGCGTTAAAAAAAGTTGGTTTTGCCGAAAAAATTATTGGAGTAGATCAAAATGTAACGCATCAAATTGAAGCGTTAGAATTAGGTATTGTCGATGAAATTGCACCATTAAATGAAGCACTTTCTCAATCAGATTTAGTCGTTATTGCAGTTCCAATTAATTCGATTCAGAAAGTATTACCAGAGATTTTGGATCAAATTAATGATAAAACAATTGTGATGGATATGGGATCAACAAAAGCTGGAATTTGTAAAAAGGTTTTGAATCATCCCAAAAGAAAACAGTTTGTTGCTACACATCCAATTGCTGGAACTGAAAATTCAGGACCAAAAGCAGCTTTTCCAGAACTTTTCTTAAACAAAGTCGCAATTTTATGTGATGTTGAAAAAAGTGAAAAAGAAGCTGTTAAAAAAGTGAAAAAGATTTATCAATCGCTTTGGATGAATGTCAAAACGATGACATCTGATGCGCATGATGCACATATTGCTTATGTTTCTCATCTTTCACATATTACATCGTTTGCCTTGGGACAAACTGTTTTAGAAGAAGAAAAAAACGAAGAAGCAATTTTTGACATGGCAGGTTCTGGGTTTGAATCTACTGTTCGTTTAGCAAAAAGTTCACCTGATATGTGGACACCTATTTTGATTCAGAACCGAGAAAATTTACTCAATGCGATTGATGCTTATCAAACCCAAATTTCTAAAATCAGAAAAATGATTGAAGAAAAAGAAGCTACTGATATTCATCAATATTTAAAAAATACGAACGACATACGTCGAATCTTAAATAAATAA
- a CDS encoding bifunctional 3-deoxy-7-phosphoheptulonate synthase/chorismate mutase type II: protein MENNNWIKEYDKPMIIAGPCSAESEKQMMTIAEDLDKDYVQVFRAGIWKPRTKPNCFEGVGAIGLNWLKKVKDEFGMKIATEIANANHAKLALEYDVDVLWIGARSTVNPFTVQEIAEALRDTDKTVLVKNPVNPDLDLWIGALERLEGQGIKNLGAIHRGFSTYKKTKYRNNPQWQIALDFKNKLPNVPIICDPSHICGNRTGLFDVAQQAFNFEYNGLMIETHNNPDEAWSDAAQQITPARLLEILKDLEIRQSDDPDAIYKTGIENLRHQIDELDNSILDTIAQRMRVANSIGELKKEHNVAVFQPDRWKQIKDNSVKAGVSLGLSEDFVDKLLQAIHQESVAQQNQIMVKKEEKI, encoded by the coding sequence ATGGAAAATAATAATTGGATAAAAGAATACGATAAACCAATGATCATCGCTGGACCTTGTAGTGCAGAAAGTGAAAAACAAATGATGACAATCGCCGAAGATTTGGACAAAGATTATGTACAAGTTTTTCGTGCTGGAATTTGGAAGCCTCGTACTAAACCAAATTGTTTCGAAGGAGTTGGTGCAATCGGATTAAACTGGTTGAAAAAAGTAAAAGACGAATTCGGAATGAAAATCGCAACTGAAATTGCCAACGCAAATCACGCAAAATTAGCATTAGAATATGATGTTGATGTATTGTGGATTGGTGCACGTTCTACTGTAAACCCGTTTACAGTTCAGGAAATAGCAGAAGCTTTACGCGATACAGACAAAACTGTTTTGGTGAAAAATCCTGTTAATCCAGATTTAGATTTATGGATTGGAGCTTTAGAACGTTTAGAGGGTCAAGGAATCAAAAACTTAGGTGCCATTCACCGTGGTTTCTCTACGTATAAAAAGACAAAATACCGTAACAATCCACAATGGCAAATAGCGTTAGATTTCAAAAATAAATTACCTAATGTTCCAATTATATGTGATCCATCTCATATTTGTGGAAATAGAACAGGTTTATTTGATGTTGCTCAACAAGCCTTCAATTTCGAGTACAACGGATTAATGATTGAAACACATAATAATCCTGATGAAGCTTGGTCGGATGCTGCACAACAAATTACGCCAGCTCGTTTATTAGAAATCTTGAAAGATTTAGAAATTCGCCAATCTGATGATCCAGATGCAATTTACAAAACTGGAATTGAAAACTTACGTCATCAAATTGATGAATTAGATAACTCTATTTTAGATACTATTGCACAACGTATGAGAGTTGCAAATTCTATTGGAGAATTGAAAAAAGAACATAATGTGGCTGTTTTTCAACCAGATCGTTGGAAACAAATTAAAGATAATTCGGTAAAAGCTGGAGTTTCTTTAGGTTTATCGGAGGATTTTGTTGATAAATTATTACAAGCAATACATCAAGAGTCTGTTGCACAACAGAACCAGATTATGGTTAAAAAAGAAGAAAAAATATAA
- the rsgA gene encoding ribosome small subunit-dependent GTPase A — protein sequence MKGIVIKSTGSWYHLLTEDGTTYQARIRGKFRIANIKHTNPIAVGDEVDFEIDKDDIAVITKIYDRKNYIIRKSVNLSKKTHIIASNIDVAFLVVTLTNPKTSFGFIDRFLITAEAYHIPVVILFNKMDTYTADEIAELEIYKSIYNTIGYESIDISAETGLNLDKVKALMKDKVSLVSGHSGVGKSTLLNTLNPDLNLKTHEVSDFNSKGQHTTTFAQMYEWPFGGFIIDTPGIKEFGLVHIDKSELQGYFPEILTLKYNCKFDNCIHVNEPKCAVRDAVENDEIAISRYENYLTFLEEDIYTGK from the coding sequence TTGAAAGGAATTGTCATAAAATCTACTGGTAGCTGGTATCATCTTCTTACGGAAGATGGTACAACTTATCAGGCAAGAATTAGAGGAAAATTTAGAATAGCAAATATCAAACACACTAACCCAATTGCGGTTGGTGATGAGGTTGATTTTGAAATTGATAAAGATGATATTGCGGTTATTACAAAAATATATGACCGTAAGAATTACATCATTCGAAAATCGGTCAACCTTTCCAAAAAAACACACATTATTGCTTCTAATATTGATGTCGCTTTTTTGGTTGTAACGCTTACTAATCCCAAAACTTCGTTTGGTTTTATTGACCGATTCTTGATTACTGCCGAAGCTTATCATATTCCTGTTGTCATTCTATTCAATAAAATGGATACGTACACAGCAGATGAAATCGCTGAACTAGAAATTTACAAATCAATATACAATACAATTGGTTACGAAAGCATTGATATTTCTGCCGAAACAGGTTTAAATTTAGATAAAGTAAAAGCGTTAATGAAAGATAAAGTAAGTTTAGTTTCAGGACATTCTGGAGTTGGAAAATCTACATTATTAAATACATTAAATCCCGATTTAAATTTAAAAACGCACGAAGTATCTGATTTTAATAGCAAAGGACAGCATACCACAACTTTTGCCCAAATGTACGAATGGCCTTTTGGTGGTTTCATTATCGATACTCCTGGAATCAAAGAATTTGGTTTAGTACACATTGATAAATCTGAATTGCAAGGTTACTTTCCTGAAATTTTAACGTTGAAATACAATTGTAAGTTTGATAATTGTATTCATGTTAACGAACCAAAATGTGCTGTTCGAGATGCCGTTGAAAATGATGAAATAGCTATTTCACGTTACGAAAATTACCTCACTTTTTTAGAAGAAGATATTTACACTGGTAAATAA
- the dtd gene encoding D-aminoacyl-tRNA deacylase — MRMILQRVQHASVMVEGEITGKINNGILALVGFEPEDTKEDFEWISKKMIQLRIFNDENEVMNLDVQQTKGDILIVSQFTLHASTKKGNRPSYIKASKPDLAQEQYHSFLEVLETNYKPVQKGIFGADMKVELLNDGPVTIFIDSKNKE; from the coding sequence ATGCGAATGATTTTACAGCGTGTACAACATGCTTCTGTAATGGTTGAAGGAGAAATAACTGGAAAAATAAACAACGGAATTTTGGCTTTGGTAGGTTTTGAGCCTGAGGATACAAAAGAAGATTTTGAATGGATTTCAAAAAAAATGATTCAATTAAGAATTTTTAACGATGAAAACGAGGTAATGAATTTAGACGTGCAACAAACAAAAGGTGACATTTTGATCGTTTCCCAGTTCACGTTACATGCTTCAACAAAAAAAGGAAACCGTCCTTCTTACATAAAAGCATCAAAACCAGATTTAGCTCAAGAGCAATATCACTCTTTTTTGGAGGTTTTAGAGACCAATTACAAGCCTGTACAAAAAGGAATTTTCGGTGCCGATATGAAAGTTGAATTACTCAACGATGGTCCAGTAACCATTTTTATCGATTCGAAAAATAAAGAATAA
- a CDS encoding DUF3857 domain-containing protein has protein sequence MNKTLLFTTLFISSFCFSQNYAVDQIPADLLKDAYAVVRKEDEKIDLLKIDELKHTKEVVVTVLNKAGDSYVRAQAHYNPNIKIDALEAVLFDANGKEIKKFKSKDFSDQSFVSSGQMYTDDRIKYLNFTPTQYPYTIHYKISITSKNTIGIPKWFPVKAPNLSIEKSSYSFTNKTNSVIRIKENNFVGFNIQKEGDTNNLNYRFNHIPAFNEEDKMLSIRNIFPNAVLASNQINIDGVKGTFDNWNDYGKWTYDYLVGGKQDFTTAQKSFFQQLVKDAKSEKEKVQILYKHLQNKVRYIGVQLGIGGLSPFPASYVESKSYGDCKALTNYTMSMLDAVGIKSYYTEVHSGSPAQDMTEDMMYLQGDHVILYVPLKDEDIWLETTSQTSAFNYLGDFTANRKVFILDEKGGKIIPSQSFKPEDNQLIVTGNATISVDGTLNFQFKETSKGLIYENLARYNQLSEKDLDIRLKNRFSSLQGIHFKQKEFENDWENAVFTSNFDFSVPNYAKIQGNNIIINMIPVNREETSLKKAKDRKFDFKIESGYVDEVIYSLALPAGYRLPQKFDSISVKSVFGEYHLEINPKENATIEVKRIYKQLPGKFTKEKFNEYVEFRRQIAGYDNTKLLLEKL, from the coding sequence ATGAATAAAACTCTACTTTTTACAACTTTATTTATCAGTTCTTTTTGCTTTTCGCAAAATTATGCAGTCGATCAAATTCCAGCCGATTTGTTAAAAGATGCCTATGCTGTTGTCCGAAAGGAGGATGAAAAAATTGATCTTTTAAAAATTGATGAACTCAAACACACAAAAGAAGTTGTGGTTACAGTTTTGAATAAAGCTGGAGATAGCTATGTAAGAGCACAAGCACATTACAATCCGAATATCAAAATTGATGCATTAGAAGCTGTGTTGTTTGATGCGAATGGCAAGGAAATTAAAAAATTTAAATCCAAAGATTTTAGTGATCAAAGTTTTGTGAGTAGTGGTCAAATGTACACGGATGATCGTATCAAATACCTTAATTTCACGCCTACTCAATATCCTTATACGATACATTATAAAATTTCGATTACGAGTAAAAATACGATTGGTATCCCAAAATGGTTTCCTGTAAAAGCTCCAAATTTATCCATCGAAAAATCATCTTATTCTTTCACGAATAAAACAAATTCTGTTATCCGAATTAAGGAAAATAATTTTGTCGGATTTAACATTCAAAAAGAAGGTGATACGAATAATCTAAACTATAGATTTAATCATATTCCAGCTTTTAACGAAGAAGATAAAATGTTGAGCATCAGAAATATTTTTCCAAATGCTGTTTTAGCTTCGAATCAAATTAATATCGATGGAGTTAAAGGTACATTTGATAATTGGAATGATTACGGAAAATGGACCTACGATTATTTAGTGGGAGGTAAACAAGATTTTACAACAGCTCAAAAATCATTTTTCCAACAGCTTGTAAAAGATGCAAAATCAGAAAAAGAGAAAGTCCAGATTTTGTACAAACATCTCCAAAACAAAGTCCGTTATATTGGTGTACAATTAGGTATCGGTGGACTGTCGCCATTTCCCGCTTCTTATGTAGAAAGTAAAAGTTATGGCGATTGTAAAGCGTTGACAAATTACACGATGTCGATGTTAGATGCTGTTGGCATCAAATCTTATTATACCGAAGTACACTCAGGATCACCTGCACAAGATATGACTGAGGATATGATGTATTTACAAGGTGATCATGTTATCTTGTATGTACCATTAAAAGACGAAGATATATGGTTAGAAACAACTAGTCAAACTTCAGCATTTAATTATTTAGGTGATTTTACAGCGAACAGAAAAGTATTTATTTTAGATGAAAAAGGTGGAAAAATAATTCCTTCTCAAAGTTTCAAACCAGAAGACAATCAATTAATCGTAACTGGTAATGCTACAATCTCTGTTGATGGAACACTGAATTTTCAATTTAAAGAAACGTCAAAAGGATTGATTTATGAAAATTTAGCAAGATACAATCAACTTAGTGAAAAGGATCTTGATATTCGTCTAAAAAACAGATTTTCATCTTTACAAGGAATTCATTTTAAGCAAAAAGAGTTTGAAAACGATTGGGAAAATGCAGTTTTTACATCCAATTTTGATTTTTCAGTTCCTAATTACGCTAAAATTCAGGGAAACAATATCATCATTAATATGATTCCTGTAAATCGTGAAGAAACCTCTTTGAAAAAGGCAAAAGACAGAAAGTTTGATTTTAAAATTGAATCTGGATATGTTGACGAAGTAATCTATTCGCTTGCATTACCTGCTGGTTATAGATTGCCTCAAAAATTTGATTCAATTTCTGTGAAATCGGTTTTTGGTGAATATCATTTAGAAATCAATCCAAAAGAAAATGCCACAATCGAGGTTAAACGTATTTACAAACAATTGCCTGGAAAATTTACCAAAGAAAAGTTCAATGAATATGTAGAATTTCGCCGACAAATAGCAGGATATGACAACACAAAATTACTTTTAGAAAAACTATAA
- a CDS encoding DUF3857 domain-containing protein codes for MKTLIAIVASVATVSSFAQDVKFGKISKQDFEKTKSTIQADAPAEVLYADGNYKVSFNTNQGGVEQTKKVFYRMIVFDKDKTPDDVLKIEIPIYKSTTTDQDKLLSLKAVTYNLENGKIVEQKVEKKDIFLEKVHRFLDKQTFTFPNVKNGSILEYTYEIVSPFVRQTDAWYFQQSIPVVASNFTFQNQEYFNYQQDLRGGFTPKISTNSKEETFTSTSFGNRGVSSFGGDMGNQGATSTTQKLKLNTQTYTLTNLPSYSREAYVLNPRNMLASIQLELASFSVPGRTTENYATTWERIGKDLMDHEGFGRQLNGNNFLDETVNATIAGKNTNTEKMTAIYDYVKKNFTWNEYHSETTEKGIRKTFNEKSGNVADLNLLLTTMLRKAGLNANPIVLSSLQNGLINYSFPSRSKLNYVIVGADVDNDFYLMDATDKNAQINLLPLRAINDRGFMVNEKGIKEIPLRNSVMTNNKISITADLTTDGNLKGQFSNVRDNYFYMFDKNEIANDPKAFEKEFVEDYNFEISDFKTQDNNQNNIRHQFKFDDVKVDVAGNKILFNPFLFVTNTKHNLNLEQRNYNIEFGAPITNTNTVKIKIPEGYKVETLPVDKQFTMPDQVGGYICKVIEKDGYIIAQAQKVMPYSTLPAQYYKPLKEFLTNIIQAESQQVILVKQ; via the coding sequence ATGAAAACATTAATTGCGATAGTGGCCTCTGTTGCTACAGTTTCAAGTTTTGCGCAAGATGTGAAATTTGGAAAAATATCAAAACAAGATTTCGAGAAAACAAAGAGTACAATACAGGCAGATGCTCCAGCAGAAGTTTTGTATGCAGATGGAAATTATAAAGTAAGTTTCAATACAAATCAGGGCGGTGTTGAACAAACAAAAAAAGTTTTTTATCGCATGATTGTCTTTGATAAAGACAAAACACCTGACGATGTTTTAAAAATTGAAATTCCTATTTATAAAAGCACAACAACTGATCAAGATAAATTACTTTCTTTAAAAGCTGTTACTTATAACTTAGAAAATGGAAAAATAGTTGAGCAAAAAGTAGAGAAAAAAGATATTTTCTTAGAAAAAGTTCATCGTTTTTTAGATAAGCAAACCTTTACATTTCCAAATGTTAAAAATGGCTCAATCTTAGAATATACATACGAAATTGTTTCTCCTTTTGTTCGACAAACTGACGCTTGGTATTTCCAACAATCAATACCAGTTGTTGCAAGTAATTTTACATTTCAAAATCAGGAATATTTTAATTATCAACAAGATTTGAGAGGTGGTTTTACGCCTAAAATATCAACTAACTCGAAAGAAGAAACATTTACAAGTACTTCCTTTGGAAACAGAGGTGTTTCAAGTTTCGGAGGAGATATGGGAAACCAAGGAGCTACTTCAACTACTCAAAAACTAAAATTAAATACCCAAACCTACACTTTAACCAACTTACCTTCTTATTCTCGCGAAGCTTATGTGCTCAATCCACGAAATATGTTAGCAAGTATTCAGTTAGAGCTAGCCTCTTTCTCAGTACCGGGTAGAACAACAGAAAATTATGCGACTACTTGGGAACGCATTGGAAAAGACTTGATGGATCACGAAGGTTTTGGTCGCCAATTAAACGGAAATAACTTTTTAGACGAGACGGTAAACGCAACAATAGCAGGAAAAAATACGAATACCGAAAAAATGACTGCTATCTATGATTACGTTAAAAAGAATTTTACGTGGAACGAATACCACAGCGAAACAACTGAAAAAGGAATAAGAAAAACATTTAATGAGAAATCTGGAAATGTTGCTGATCTTAATTTATTATTGACTACAATGTTGCGAAAAGCTGGATTAAATGCTAATCCTATTGTGTTAAGTTCTTTGCAAAATGGATTAATTAATTATTCATTTCCTTCTCGCAGCAAACTAAATTATGTCATTGTTGGGGCAGATGTGGATAATGATTTTTATCTGATGGATGCGACGGATAAGAATGCACAAATCAATTTATTGCCACTAAGAGCAATCAACGATCGTGGATTTATGGTAAATGAAAAAGGAATCAAAGAAATTCCTTTGCGCAATTCTGTTATGACGAATAATAAAATATCAATTACCGCCGATTTAACTACTGATGGAAATTTGAAAGGTCAATTTTCTAATGTAAGAGATAATTACTTTTATATGTTCGATAAAAATGAAATTGCAAACGATCCAAAAGCGTTCGAAAAAGAATTTGTAGAAGATTATAATTTCGAAATTTCTGATTTTAAAACACAAGATAACAATCAAAATAATATTCGTCATCAATTCAAATTTGATGATGTAAAAGTGGATGTTGCAGGAAACAAAATCTTATTCAATCCCTTTCTTTTTGTAACAAACACAAAACATAACTTGAATTTAGAACAACGTAATTATAACATCGAATTTGGTGCGCCAATAACGAATACAAATACAGTGAAAATTAAAATTCCTGAAGGATACAAAGTAGAAACTTTACCTGTAGATAAACAATTTACAATGCCAGATCAAGTTGGGGGATATATTTGCAAAGTAATAGAAAAAGATGGCTATATTATTGCTCAAGCTCAAAAAGTAATGCCTTACAGTACTTTACCAGCACAATATTACAAACCATTGAAAGAATTTTTAACAAATATCATTCAAGCTGAAAGTCAGCAAGTGATTTTAGTTAAACAATAA
- a CDS encoding nucleotide pyrophosphohydrolase — protein MSLKQAQLDVDNWIKEHGVRYFNELTNMAQLTEEVGEVARIIARRYGEQSEKESDKNKDLGEELADVIFVALCLANQTGVDLESAFYKKLDYKTKRDHDRHQNNDKLK, from the coding sequence ATGAGCCTTAAACAAGCACAATTAGACGTTGATAATTGGATTAAAGAACACGGTGTTCGTTATTTTAACGAGTTAACAAATATGGCACAACTAACAGAAGAAGTTGGTGAAGTTGCTCGTATTATTGCTCGTCGTTATGGTGAGCAGTCAGAAAAAGAATCAGATAAAAACAAAGACTTAGGCGAAGAATTGGCCGATGTTATTTTTGTAGCGCTTTGTTTAGCAAATCAAACTGGTGTTGATTTAGAGTCTGCTTTTTACAAAAAATTAGATTACAAGACAAAACGTGATCATGATCGTCATCAAAATAATGATAAATTAAAATAA
- a CDS encoding 3-phosphoshikimate 1-carboxyvinyltransferase: MIEISALQSPINNQLSITGSKSESNRLLLLNQLFENVLTLENISNSEDSQLMQKALANKTDLIDIHHAGTAMRFLTAYFSIQDGRKVTLTGSDRMKQRPIKILVDALNELGAEISYQENEGYPPLSIVGKKLTKETITIPSNISSQYITALCLIGTKLENGLTINLDGKIISVPYIQMTIQLLNKVGIKATFEGNTIQVPFTKRIEAQIVQVESDWSSASYYYSLIALSQNSEVKISTYFEDSLQGDSALQNIYAENFGVISTFDNGILSLKNDANFQPKQKIELNLINTPDIAQTIAATCVGLKVNCILTGLETLKIKETDRLVALKNELEKLGAIIRITDDSLAIEGYQDFSETPTFETYNDHRMAMCMAPLAQKYAIRINNEMVVEKSYPTFWEDWTKLGFEIKSI, translated from the coding sequence ATGATTGAAATTTCTGCGCTACAATCTCCCATCAATAATCAACTATCGATAACAGGATCCAAAAGCGAAAGCAATCGTTTATTGTTATTAAACCAATTATTTGAGAATGTTTTGACTTTAGAAAATATTTCAAATTCAGAAGATTCTCAGTTAATGCAAAAGGCTTTAGCAAACAAAACAGATTTAATCGATATTCATCACGCTGGAACCGCTATGCGATTTTTGACAGCTTATTTTTCTATTCAAGACGGACGAAAAGTAACGTTAACAGGTTCTGATCGAATGAAACAACGTCCTATAAAAATTTTGGTAGATGCGTTAAACGAATTGGGTGCAGAAATTTCGTATCAAGAGAATGAAGGCTATCCACCTTTGTCTATTGTAGGAAAAAAATTAACCAAAGAAACAATCACTATTCCATCTAATATTAGTTCGCAATACATCACAGCGTTATGTTTAATTGGAACGAAATTAGAAAATGGATTGACGATAAATCTTGACGGAAAAATTATTTCTGTTCCATATATTCAAATGACAATTCAGTTGTTGAATAAAGTTGGAATTAAAGCCACTTTCGAAGGAAATACAATTCAAGTTCCTTTTACGAAAAGGATCGAAGCGCAAATAGTACAAGTTGAATCCGATTGGAGTTCGGCTTCTTACTATTATAGTTTGATTGCTTTATCACAAAATTCTGAAGTTAAAATTTCTACATATTTCGAAGACTCTTTACAAGGAGATTCGGCTTTGCAAAATATATATGCAGAAAACTTCGGTGTGATTTCTACTTTTGATAATGGAATTTTAAGCTTAAAAAACGATGCGAATTTTCAGCCTAAACAAAAGATTGAATTAAATTTAATCAATACACCAGATATTGCACAAACCATTGCCGCAACTTGTGTTGGACTGAAAGTAAATTGTATTTTAACAGGGTTAGAAACATTAAAAATCAAAGAAACAGATCGTTTGGTTGCATTGAAAAATGAGTTAGAAAAATTAGGTGCGATTATTCGTATTACTGATGATTCTTTAGCGATAGAAGGTTATCAAGATTTTTCTGAAACGCCAACTTTTGAAACATATAATGACCATAGAATGGCAATGTGTATGGCGCCTTTAGCTCAGAAATATGCGATTCGCATTAACAATGAAATGGTCGTAGAAAAGTCATATCCGACATTTTGGGAAGATTGGACAAAATTAGGATTTGAGATTAAATCTATTTAA